The proteins below are encoded in one region of Amycolatopsis magusensis:
- a CDS encoding glycosyltransferase has translation MTHNSARDLPALLAGLAGAGLPAVVVDNDSGDDTVALAREAGARVLETGANLGYAGALNVAWRHVGAGEAVLVLNPDSTVDHESVTALLAAVDDGVGVAVPLIRETSGAVAHSRRYEPSRRRALVDALLGRRAAWLPSGWSETEWAESAYRSGARAPEWTCGAALLITARCRKLVGDWDERFFLYSEEVDFFRRVRETGLRTVFVPEATVTHHGGGSGSGPALTALLAVNRVRYFAKYHGRAASAVFRALVVLHELLRARDAGHRFALKAVLTERIRTR, from the coding sequence GTGACCCACAACAGCGCCCGTGACCTCCCCGCGTTGCTCGCGGGGCTCGCCGGAGCCGGACTGCCCGCCGTGGTGGTCGACAACGATTCCGGCGACGACACCGTCGCCCTGGCCAGGGAAGCGGGTGCGCGCGTGCTGGAAACCGGGGCCAACCTCGGCTACGCGGGGGCGCTCAACGTGGCCTGGCGGCACGTCGGCGCCGGGGAGGCCGTGTTGGTGCTGAACCCGGATTCCACTGTGGACCATGAATCGGTGACGGCGTTGCTGGCTGCGGTGGACGACGGTGTGGGGGTGGCGGTACCGCTGATCAGGGAAACCTCCGGTGCGGTGGCCCACTCGCGGCGCTACGAGCCGTCACGACGGCGGGCGCTGGTCGACGCCCTGCTCGGCAGGCGTGCGGCGTGGCTGCCGTCCGGGTGGAGCGAGACCGAATGGGCCGAAAGTGCGTACCGGAGCGGGGCCCGCGCTCCCGAATGGACCTGCGGTGCGGCACTGCTGATCACCGCCCGTTGCCGGAAACTGGTGGGGGACTGGGATGAAAGATTCTTCCTGTACTCCGAAGAGGTCGACTTCTTCCGGCGCGTCCGGGAAACCGGCCTCCGCACGGTTTTCGTGCCGGAGGCCACGGTGACCCACCACGGTGGCGGCTCGGGTTCCGGCCCGGCGCTCACCGCCCTGCTCGCGGTCAACCGCGTGCGGTACTTCGCCAAATACCACGGCCGGGCCGCCTCGGCGGTGTTCCGCGCCCTGGTGGTCCTCCACGAACTGCTGCGGGCCCGTGACGCGGGCCACCGGTTCGCGCTGAAAGCCGTGCTGACCGAACGGATTCGTACCCGATGA
- a CDS encoding MFS transporter, which translates to MYLTTRNSPPRTGQPAAGGKLPSTVFALGAVSLLTDVSAEMITAFLPVYLLYTLQLGYVQFGLLDGLYNGATAMLRLLGGFVSDRLRRPKMVAMAGYGASALAKLAFPLAGASGAGIGGVLAFDRAGKGLRTAPRDALISLSTPPGRLGRAFGVHRAMDTFGALLGPLVTFWILAELGTGASPVFVVSFCFAVLGCIVLATFVREHVPPTPKPARSPVSWRACAGLLRDRRIRRITLAAGLLGLVTISDAFVFVVLQKTSGVPLELLPLLPLGTALVFLAAAVPMGLAADRFGRWPVFFAGHVLLLGVYAALLVPNGGFPVAVAALVGHGLFYAATDGVLMAYAGPLVPEALRASGLAVVQTGQAVARLLSSVAFGFLLAAMTMRSAVLLVLGAFVLVLVGSALLLRRRPDALAA; encoded by the coding sequence GTGTATCTCACTACGCGAAACAGCCCACCGCGGACCGGGCAACCGGCCGCCGGGGGAAAACTGCCGTCGACGGTGTTCGCGCTGGGCGCAGTCAGCCTGCTCACCGACGTCTCCGCCGAGATGATCACCGCGTTCCTGCCGGTCTACCTCCTGTACACCCTCCAGCTGGGATACGTCCAATTCGGACTGCTCGACGGGCTCTACAACGGCGCCACCGCGATGCTGCGGCTGCTCGGGGGTTTTGTCTCCGATCGCCTGCGCAGACCGAAAATGGTCGCCATGGCCGGGTACGGCGCTTCGGCGCTGGCGAAACTGGCCTTCCCGCTCGCCGGTGCGTCCGGCGCGGGCATCGGCGGCGTGCTCGCCTTCGACCGCGCGGGCAAGGGCCTGCGCACGGCCCCGCGCGACGCGCTGATCAGCCTGTCCACCCCGCCGGGGCGGCTCGGCCGCGCGTTCGGCGTGCACCGCGCGATGGACACCTTCGGCGCGTTGCTCGGCCCGCTGGTCACCTTCTGGATCCTGGCCGAACTCGGCACCGGCGCCTCCCCGGTCTTCGTGGTGAGCTTCTGCTTCGCCGTGCTCGGCTGCATCGTGCTGGCGACCTTCGTCCGCGAGCACGTGCCACCGACGCCGAAACCCGCCCGTTCCCCGGTCTCCTGGCGGGCCTGCGCCGGACTCCTGCGTGACCGCCGCATCCGCCGGATCACCCTCGCCGCCGGGCTGCTCGGCCTGGTCACCATCAGCGACGCCTTCGTCTTCGTGGTGCTGCAGAAGACCTCCGGCGTGCCGCTGGAACTGCTGCCGCTGCTGCCGCTGGGCACCGCGCTGGTGTTCCTCGCCGCGGCGGTCCCGATGGGACTGGCGGCCGACCGGTTCGGCCGCTGGCCCGTCTTCTTCGCCGGGCACGTGCTGCTGCTCGGGGTGTACGCGGCGCTGCTGGTGCCGAACGGGGGCTTCCCGGTCGCGGTCGCCGCGCTGGTCGGGCACGGCCTCTTCTACGCGGCCACCGACGGCGTGCTGATGGCCTACGCCGGGCCGCTGGTGCCGGAGGCGCTGCGGGCCAGCGGGCTGGCCGTGGTGCAGACCGGGCAGGCGGTGGCGCGCCTGCTGTCCTCGGTGGCCTTCGGCTTCCTGCTCGCCGCGATGACCATGCGGTCCGCGGTGCTGCTGGTGCTGGGCGCGTTCGTGCTGGTCCTGGTCGGCTCGGCGCTCCTGCTGCGACGGAGGCCGGATGCGCTGGCTGCGTGA
- a CDS encoding enoyl-CoA hydratase, whose protein sequence is MIRSEQAGKVAVLTIDAPDSRNALTLDLSAQLAAEVARAEADQGTHALVVTGAPPSFCAGADLSALGEAKEEGLRAIYEGFLSVARCKLPTIAAVGGAAVGAGLNLALAADVRLAGPRAKFIARFLELGLHPGGGMTWMLQRAVGRQRAIAMTLFGEVLDAPAAEAARLTMRTVDGDHEQLLEAALALAAPATEAPRELVIATKASMRATAAEPDHEAAVNIEIAPQLASLDSPEFAERLNRLRSRISGDSAGRAIK, encoded by the coding sequence ATGATCCGCAGCGAACAGGCCGGCAAGGTCGCCGTTCTCACCATCGACGCGCCGGACAGCCGCAACGCCCTCACCCTCGACCTGTCCGCCCAGCTGGCCGCCGAAGTCGCGCGTGCCGAAGCGGACCAAGGCACTCACGCGCTGGTGGTCACCGGTGCCCCGCCGAGCTTCTGCGCCGGTGCCGACCTGTCGGCGCTGGGCGAGGCCAAGGAGGAGGGCCTGCGGGCGATCTACGAGGGCTTCCTCTCGGTGGCGCGGTGCAAGCTGCCGACCATCGCCGCGGTCGGCGGGGCCGCTGTCGGCGCCGGGCTCAACCTCGCGCTGGCCGCCGACGTCCGGCTGGCCGGTCCGCGCGCGAAGTTCATCGCCCGCTTCCTGGAACTCGGGCTGCACCCGGGCGGCGGCATGACGTGGATGCTCCAGCGGGCCGTCGGCCGCCAGCGGGCGATCGCCATGACGCTGTTCGGCGAGGTGCTCGACGCCCCCGCCGCCGAAGCTGCGCGTCTCACCATGCGGACAGTCGACGGCGATCACGAACAACTTCTCGAAGCCGCTTTGGCGCTCGCCGCCCCCGCGACCGAAGCGCCGCGCGAACTCGTCATCGCGACCAAGGCGTCCATGCGCGCCACCGCCGCCGAGCCGGACCACGAAGCCGCGGTCAACATCGAAATAGCGCCCCAACTGGCGTCTTTGGATTCACCGGAGTTCGCCGAGCGGCTCAACCGGCTCCGGTCGCGCATTAGCGGGGATTCAGCGGGTAGGGCTATCAAGTAG
- a CDS encoding Lrp/AsnC family transcriptional regulator, translated as MNTIDQRIVSCLVTNARSSFAEIGKVVGLSAPAVKRRVDRLLETGVLKGFTAVVNPEALGWGTEAFVEVHCQGNVAPARIRARLEPLPEVVAAYTVTGAADAIVHLRAADIHQLETALERLRGLEIIDRTVSTVVLSRLLERPPNPGA; from the coding sequence ATGAACACCATCGACCAGCGGATCGTTTCGTGTCTGGTGACCAACGCGCGATCGAGCTTCGCCGAGATCGGCAAGGTGGTCGGCCTGTCCGCGCCCGCGGTCAAGCGCCGGGTCGACCGGCTGCTGGAGACCGGGGTGCTCAAAGGGTTCACCGCCGTTGTGAACCCGGAAGCGCTGGGCTGGGGCACCGAGGCCTTCGTCGAGGTGCACTGCCAGGGCAACGTCGCGCCCGCGCGCATCCGCGCCCGGCTCGAACCGCTGCCGGAGGTGGTGGCCGCCTACACCGTGACCGGCGCCGCCGACGCCATCGTGCACCTGCGGGCGGCGGACATCCACCAGCTGGAAACCGCGCTGGAACGCCTGCGCGGCCTGGAGATCATCGACCGGACCGTGTCCACCGTGGTGTTGTCGAGGCTGCTGGAGCGCCCGCCGAACCCGGGCGCATGA
- a CDS encoding class I SAM-dependent methyltransferase produces the protein MRAFGSHDFARVFDQVVLAGDWQEEPQYYPRYQSRYEAVLHRFAALAPDEPVDVLEVGGGQLAAMARELWADRATVADITDACFPTLSGLGIDTFRFNLALDESGGDRQFDVILLSEVIEHLPVPGHVALRRLRSMLRPGGYLICTTPNLYRLRNIVYLALGRPIFDHFDTPGDQGCGHVLEYSAEHLRWQIERAGFADIELELREFAHVPNRRADRLLMRVGKPLLRVPRFRDNLLATAVAP, from the coding sequence ATGCGCGCCTTCGGTTCCCACGACTTCGCCCGCGTTTTCGACCAGGTGGTGCTCGCCGGCGACTGGCAGGAGGAACCGCAGTACTACCCGCGGTACCAGTCCCGCTACGAGGCCGTGCTGCACCGGTTCGCGGCGCTGGCGCCGGACGAGCCGGTGGACGTGCTGGAGGTCGGCGGCGGGCAGCTCGCCGCGATGGCCAGGGAGCTGTGGGCCGACCGCGCGACCGTCGCCGACATCACCGACGCGTGCTTCCCGACGCTCTCCGGCCTGGGCATCGACACCTTCCGTTTCAACCTCGCGCTGGACGAAAGCGGCGGCGATCGCCAGTTCGACGTGATCCTGCTCTCCGAGGTGATCGAGCACCTGCCGGTCCCCGGCCACGTCGCGCTGCGGCGGCTGCGGTCGATGCTGCGCCCCGGCGGGTACCTGATCTGCACCACGCCGAACCTGTACCGCCTGCGCAACATCGTCTACCTGGCGCTCGGGCGGCCGATCTTCGACCACTTCGACACCCCCGGTGACCAGGGCTGCGGGCACGTGCTGGAGTACTCCGCCGAGCACCTGCGCTGGCAGATCGAGCGCGCCGGGTTCGCCGACATCGAGCTGGAGCTGCGGGAGTTCGCGCACGTGCCGAACCGCCGGGCCGACCGCCTGCTGATGCGCGTGGGCAAGCCGCTGCTGCGGGTGCCGCGCTTCCGCGACAACCTGCTCGCCACGGCCGTGGCGCCCTGA
- a CDS encoding O-antigen ligase family protein has product MQTAPFVGKAEPIWKRLDGAGLVCIYLVMLLIIPARLVFSRIPMTLAPTIAFAALLGVLWLCSQLVDTLGVAKGHNAPRVALACFLAANLITYGVATRRHLPDDELNLADSGLIRITAMTALGVFVCDTVTVRERLNRLLRVLVGVIAVCAGIGLVQFALDLDLTQYLQFPGLKATSEYSNPERASFRRPSGTTNHPIEFGVVCAMAIPFAAHYLFRAMDRGEPRWKWALSLSMVGGGALVSLSRTAILSLAVVILVVIASVRGRRRLIVAGMSLGFAAAAVLAIPGLFGTLYGLFANIDSDPSVTSRTDDYDEAWRHIGLHPIAGRGFGTFLPDKYLILDNQYLMTLIENGWIGLVTFVGMFVVGVYAAVRVIVVSRNREMRGLAGAMISAMLIALISAATFDLLSFSVIAGLSFFSVGLCGSLLRIARAENPPRARVGRVTWTEKLKASLKAGAR; this is encoded by the coding sequence GTGCAGACCGCGCCCTTCGTCGGCAAGGCCGAGCCGATCTGGAAACGGCTCGACGGGGCCGGGCTGGTGTGCATCTACCTGGTGATGCTGCTGATCATCCCGGCCCGCCTGGTGTTCTCGCGCATTCCGATGACACTGGCGCCGACCATCGCCTTCGCCGCGCTGCTCGGCGTGTTGTGGCTGTGCAGCCAGCTGGTCGACACGCTCGGCGTGGCCAAGGGGCACAACGCGCCCCGGGTCGCGCTCGCCTGTTTCCTGGCGGCGAACCTGATCACCTATGGCGTCGCCACGCGAAGGCACCTGCCCGACGACGAGCTGAACCTGGCCGACAGCGGCCTGATCCGGATCACCGCGATGACCGCGCTCGGTGTGTTCGTCTGCGACACGGTGACCGTGCGGGAGCGGCTGAACCGGCTGCTGCGGGTGCTGGTCGGCGTGATCGCCGTGTGCGCGGGCATCGGGCTGGTCCAGTTCGCGCTGGACCTCGATCTGACGCAGTACCTGCAGTTCCCGGGGTTGAAGGCGACTTCGGAGTACAGCAACCCGGAGCGAGCGAGCTTCCGGCGTCCTTCGGGCACGACGAACCACCCGATCGAATTCGGGGTGGTGTGCGCGATGGCGATCCCGTTCGCCGCGCACTACCTGTTCCGCGCGATGGACCGCGGCGAACCACGCTGGAAGTGGGCGCTGTCGTTGTCGATGGTCGGCGGCGGCGCACTGGTTTCCCTGTCCCGCACGGCGATCCTCAGCCTGGCGGTGGTGATCCTGGTGGTGATCGCCAGCGTGCGCGGGCGCCGGAGGCTGATCGTGGCCGGGATGTCGCTCGGCTTCGCCGCGGCGGCGGTGCTGGCGATCCCGGGACTGTTCGGCACGTTGTACGGGTTGTTCGCGAACATCGACTCCGACCCGAGCGTCACCTCGCGCACCGACGACTACGACGAGGCGTGGCGGCACATCGGGCTCCACCCGATCGCCGGTCGCGGGTTCGGCACCTTCCTGCCGGACAAGTACCTGATCCTGGACAACCAGTACCTGATGACGCTGATCGAGAACGGCTGGATCGGGCTGGTCACCTTCGTCGGCATGTTCGTGGTCGGCGTCTACGCGGCGGTGCGGGTGATCGTGGTCAGCCGCAACCGCGAGATGCGCGGGCTGGCCGGGGCGATGATCTCGGCGATGCTGATCGCGTTGATCTCGGCGGCCACCTTCGACCTGCTGAGCTTCAGCGTGATCGCCGGGCTCAGCTTCTTCTCCGTCGGGTTGTGCGGCTCGCTGCTGCGCATCGCCCGAGCCGAAAACCCGCCCCGCGCCAGGGTCGGCCGCGTGACCTGGACCGAGAAGCTCAAGGCGAGCCTGAAAGCGGGAGCCCGATGA
- a CDS encoding WecB/TagA/CpsF family glycosyltransferase, translating to MTAELVGVQIGPKRVKVGVLHIAPLTEIDLVDLVGTAWTRGAGGWIVTANVDISRAAARHPELAELIGEADLVVADGMPLVWAARLAGDHLPERVTGSSLVFSLSAAAAAAGRSLYLLGGEPGVPEAAADALSTRYPALKVAGTHSPAFGFERDPAQLADVVDRVRSANPDLVLVGLGFPKQERLIRELREVHPDAWYVGCGAGIPMAAGEFSRAPEQLQRLGGEWLHRLALEPKRLARRYFVDDAPFALRLLAGAAARRVTR from the coding sequence ATGACTGCTGAGCTGGTCGGTGTCCAGATTGGGCCGAAAAGAGTAAAGGTCGGCGTCCTGCACATCGCACCACTGACCGAGATCGACCTCGTCGACCTCGTCGGCACCGCGTGGACCCGCGGCGCCGGCGGCTGGATCGTCACCGCGAACGTCGACATCTCCCGCGCGGCCGCCCGCCACCCGGAGCTGGCCGAGCTGATCGGCGAGGCCGATCTGGTGGTCGCCGACGGCATGCCGCTGGTGTGGGCCGCGCGGCTGGCGGGTGACCACCTCCCCGAGCGGGTCACCGGATCCTCGCTGGTGTTCTCGCTCTCCGCCGCCGCGGCCGCCGCCGGTCGCTCCCTCTACCTGCTCGGCGGTGAACCCGGGGTCCCCGAGGCCGCCGCCGACGCGCTGAGCACGCGATACCCGGCGCTGAAGGTGGCGGGCACGCACTCGCCGGCCTTCGGCTTCGAGCGGGACCCGGCGCAACTGGCCGACGTGGTCGACCGGGTGCGCTCGGCGAACCCGGACCTGGTGCTGGTCGGCCTCGGCTTTCCCAAGCAGGAGCGGCTGATCCGCGAGTTGCGCGAGGTCCACCCGGACGCCTGGTACGTCGGCTGCGGCGCGGGCATCCCGATGGCCGCCGGGGAGTTCAGCCGCGCCCCCGAGCAGTTGCAGCGGCTCGGCGGCGAATGGCTGCACCGGCTGGCGCTGGAACCGAAGCGGCTGGCCCGGCGGTACTTCGTCGACGACGCGCCGTTCGCCCTGCGCCTGCTGGCCGGCGCCGCGGCCCGGCGGGTGACCCGATGA
- a CDS encoding DUF6492 family protein produces the protein MTDFAVLTPSYAPDAGLFEALHRSVLDHTDAVHHVVVPPVDRGLFARYEGGRCRIWTYPELLPKRYLATPKAGVWLNARRPWPPVRGWVLQQAVKLAAASRFDARAVLMMDSDVVLIRHTTAESFAVNGRIGLFRAENAVHAGMPRHVRWHAVARELLGLPPAPDLPLPDYVSPFNVWEPAVVRLLQDRVQEVTGKSWLDLFTGRLHISEFILYGVFADEVLGGTIPRVPSDSLYCHTYWDNTPLDEAGAREFAGRLAPDALAVMISAKSGTSPENRHVALAACEAAVSPERQD, from the coding sequence ATGACCGATTTCGCCGTGCTGACCCCGAGTTATGCCCCGGACGCCGGGCTCTTCGAGGCGCTGCACCGGTCCGTGCTCGACCACACCGACGCCGTGCACCACGTGGTGGTGCCGCCCGTCGACCGCGGCCTCTTCGCGCGGTACGAGGGCGGTCGCTGTCGCATTTGGACCTATCCGGAGCTGCTCCCCAAGCGCTACCTGGCGACCCCGAAAGCGGGTGTCTGGCTCAACGCCAGGCGCCCGTGGCCGCCGGTGCGCGGCTGGGTGCTGCAGCAGGCGGTCAAGCTGGCCGCGGCCTCGCGGTTCGACGCTCGTGCCGTGCTGATGATGGACTCCGACGTGGTGCTCATCCGGCACACCACCGCCGAAAGCTTCGCGGTGAACGGCCGGATCGGCCTGTTCCGCGCGGAGAACGCCGTGCACGCGGGCATGCCGCGCCACGTGCGCTGGCACGCCGTCGCGCGCGAACTGCTCGGCCTGCCCCCGGCCCCGGACCTGCCGCTTCCCGACTACGTCAGCCCGTTCAACGTCTGGGAACCCGCCGTGGTCCGGCTGCTCCAGGACCGCGTCCAGGAGGTCACCGGCAAGAGCTGGCTCGACCTGTTCACCGGGCGGCTGCACATCTCCGAGTTCATCCTCTACGGCGTCTTCGCCGACGAGGTGCTCGGCGGCACCATCCCGCGCGTGCCGTCGGATTCGCTGTACTGCCACACCTACTGGGACAACACCCCGCTCGACGAAGCCGGCGCGCGCGAGTTCGCCGGTCGCCTCGCCCCGGACGCGCTGGCCGTGATGATCTCCGCGAAGTCCGGCACCTCCCCCGAAAACCGGCACGTGGCACTGGCTGCCTGCGAAGCCGCGGTGTCCCCCGAGAGACAGGACTGA
- the ddaH gene encoding dimethylargininase, whose amino-acid sequence MTVVDQVPVRVPTTRRYLMCEPRFFAVEYSINPWMDPSKPASAARAVEQWRELRDTYRRLGHTVEEITPQPGLPDMVFSANSGTVIDGRVLGSRFRAPQRAAEAEHFRRWFVEHGYRDISMPSKINEAEGDFAWTGRLLLAGTGFRTDPEAHGEAQEALGVPVVSLRLIDPKFYHLDTALFVLAEATDSTPAQIAYYPAAFSAGSLRVLRRLFPDAVEATAADAECFGLNGVSDGRNVVLPIEATALGERLTARGYDPVYVDISELRKAGGGPKCCTLEIRK is encoded by the coding sequence ATGACGGTTGTGGATCAGGTTCCGGTGCGCGTGCCGACCACGCGCCGCTACCTCATGTGCGAGCCGCGCTTCTTCGCGGTCGAGTACTCGATCAACCCCTGGATGGACCCGAGCAAACCGGCGAGCGCGGCCCGCGCCGTCGAGCAGTGGCGCGAGCTGCGGGACACCTACCGCCGCCTGGGCCACACCGTCGAGGAGATCACCCCGCAGCCGGGCCTGCCGGACATGGTGTTCTCGGCCAACTCCGGCACCGTGATCGACGGCCGCGTGCTGGGTTCGCGCTTCCGCGCGCCGCAGCGGGCCGCCGAGGCCGAGCACTTCCGCCGCTGGTTCGTCGAACACGGCTACCGCGACATCTCCATGCCGTCCAAGATCAACGAGGCCGAAGGCGACTTCGCCTGGACCGGGCGCCTGCTGCTCGCGGGCACCGGTTTCCGCACCGACCCCGAGGCCCACGGCGAGGCGCAGGAGGCACTGGGCGTCCCGGTGGTCTCGCTGCGGCTGATCGACCCGAAGTTCTACCACCTGGACACCGCGTTGTTCGTGCTCGCGGAAGCCACCGACAGCACGCCCGCGCAGATCGCCTACTACCCGGCCGCCTTCTCGGCCGGCTCGCTGCGGGTCCTGCGCCGCCTCTTCCCGGACGCCGTCGAAGCCACCGCCGCCGATGCCGAGTGCTTCGGCCTCAACGGCGTCTCGGACGGCCGGAACGTGGTGCTGCCGATCGAGGCCACCGCGCTGGGCGAACGCCTCACCGCGCGCGGCTACGACCCCGTCTACGTCGACATCAGCGAACTACGCAAAGCAGGCGGCGGCCCCAAGTGCTGCACCCTGGAGATCCGCAAGTAG
- a CDS encoding glycosyltransferase yields the protein MTEPLAVVIVAYNSAGVLEECLRSVRVAIDGIDGTRIIVVDNNSGDDTLEVAAAVCPEAEILRLPGNLGFAAAVNAGVELAGGADVLVLNPDIRLEPGAVRGMREALTVPGTGIAVPLLLDKIGRPAFSLRRKPTALRALGEALLGGTRAGLIPAFGELVVRHSRYREPGTADWATGAAWLVSRECLAATGKLDERYFLYSEETEYMLRAGDAGYAVRFAPRAAATHLGGEQSTSPELWSLATTNRVRLRRQRAGRPAALVMWFAVVLNELLRVRRGPKHRLALRQLLRWRRWPSLPGEDVGYVCFSAQDWWYHNKAHSDFQLMRAVAERRKVLVVNSIGMRMPAPGRSTQVTRKILRKLRSVAMLVRRPLPDLPNFRVMSPLPLPFYGSPLLRRINAFVVRAQVRAVCLALGLREPVIMVTIPTAWDVVRPMAKRSLVFNRSDRHSDFPESDKATIQALERGLLRDADTVLYVSQALLDEERPLTGDRAYFLDHGVDLEHFRARPVSEQPADLRRIPGPRIGFFGALDDFVVDFELLERVAAELPEASLVLIGDSSHPMDRFDKYPNVYWLGFRAYETIPAYGSGFDVALMPWQDNPWIHHSNPVKLKEYLALGLPVVSTEFAELAKYAGRVRVAAGYAGFVEAVRESLNRGASCTPELLRASVADYSWRSRAAALTAIAEGAPART from the coding sequence ATGACCGAGCCGCTCGCCGTGGTGATCGTCGCCTACAACAGCGCCGGCGTGCTCGAAGAGTGCCTGCGCTCGGTGCGTGTCGCGATCGACGGCATCGACGGCACGCGGATCATCGTGGTGGACAACAACTCCGGCGACGACACGCTCGAAGTGGCAGCCGCTGTGTGTCCCGAGGCCGAAATCCTGCGACTTCCCGGCAACCTCGGCTTCGCGGCCGCGGTCAACGCCGGTGTCGAGCTGGCCGGTGGGGCCGACGTGCTCGTGCTCAACCCGGACATCCGCCTCGAACCCGGCGCGGTCCGAGGTATGCGGGAGGCGCTGACCGTGCCCGGGACCGGCATCGCGGTCCCGCTGCTGCTCGACAAGATCGGCCGCCCGGCGTTCTCACTGCGCCGCAAACCGACCGCCCTGCGTGCCCTCGGCGAAGCCCTGCTCGGTGGCACGCGGGCCGGGTTGATCCCGGCGTTCGGCGAACTGGTCGTCCGGCACAGCCGCTACCGCGAGCCGGGCACCGCCGACTGGGCGACCGGCGCCGCGTGGCTGGTTTCGCGGGAGTGCCTCGCCGCGACCGGCAAGCTCGACGAGCGCTACTTCCTCTACTCCGAAGAAACCGAGTACATGCTGCGGGCGGGCGACGCCGGTTACGCGGTCCGCTTCGCCCCGCGAGCCGCGGCGACCCACCTCGGCGGCGAGCAGTCGACGTCCCCGGAACTGTGGTCGCTGGCCACCACGAACCGGGTGCGCCTGCGCCGCCAGCGCGCCGGACGGCCCGCCGCGCTCGTGATGTGGTTCGCGGTGGTGCTCAACGAACTCCTGCGCGTCCGCCGCGGGCCGAAGCACCGGCTCGCCCTGCGTCAGCTCCTCCGGTGGCGGCGCTGGCCGTCGCTGCCGGGCGAGGACGTGGGTTACGTCTGCTTCTCGGCGCAGGATTGGTGGTACCACAACAAAGCGCATTCCGACTTCCAGCTGATGCGCGCGGTCGCCGAACGGCGGAAGGTGCTGGTGGTCAACAGCATCGGCATGCGCATGCCCGCGCCCGGCCGCAGCACCCAGGTGACCAGGAAGATCCTGCGGAAGCTGCGCAGCGTGGCGATGCTCGTCCGGCGGCCGCTGCCCGACCTGCCGAACTTCCGCGTGATGTCCCCGCTGCCACTGCCGTTCTACGGTTCACCGTTGCTGCGCCGGATCAACGCGTTCGTGGTGCGGGCGCAGGTGCGGGCGGTGTGCCTGGCGCTCGGGCTGCGCGAGCCGGTGATCATGGTGACCATCCCGACCGCGTGGGACGTGGTGCGCCCGATGGCCAAGCGGTCGCTGGTGTTCAACCGGTCGGACCGGCACTCCGACTTCCCCGAGTCGGACAAGGCCACCATCCAGGCGCTCGAACGCGGGCTGCTGCGTGACGCCGACACCGTGCTCTACGTCAGCCAGGCGCTGCTCGACGAGGAGCGGCCGCTGACCGGCGATCGCGCGTACTTCCTCGACCACGGCGTGGACCTGGAGCACTTCCGGGCGCGACCGGTTTCCGAGCAGCCCGCCGATCTGCGCCGGATCCCCGGTCCCCGCATCGGGTTCTTCGGCGCGCTGGACGATTTCGTGGTCGACTTCGAACTGCTCGAGCGCGTGGCCGCCGAACTGCCGGAAGCCTCCTTGGTGTTGATCGGCGACTCGAGCCACCCGATGGACCGGTTCGACAAGTACCCGAACGTGTACTGGCTGGGCTTCCGCGCGTACGAAACGATTCCCGCGTACGGCTCCGGTTTCGACGTCGCGCTCATGCCCTGGCAGGACAATCCATGGATTCACCACTCGAACCCCGTCAAGCTCAAGGAGTATCTTGCGCTCGGGCTGCCCGTGGTCAGCACGGAGTTCGCCGAACTGGCGAAGTACGCCGGCCGCGTGCGCGTGGCGGCGGGGTACGCCGGGTTCGTCGAGGCGGTGCGGGAGAGCCTGAACCGGGGCGCCTCGTGCACTCCGGAACTGCTGCGGGCCTCGGTCGCCGACTACTCGTGGCGATCCCGTGCGGCGGCGCTGACCGCGATCGCCGAGGGCGCACCGGCCCGTACCTGA